In one window of Pseudomonas chlororaphis subsp. chlororaphis DNA:
- a CDS encoding U32 family peptidase yields MKLSLGPVLFYWDKEQLGRFYAEMSALPLDVIYLGETVCSKRRALSLDQWLGLGRELQGCTSAQIVLSSLTLIEAASELSSLRRLCDNGELLVEANDMGAVQFLAERKLPFVGGPALNLYNGHALAQLQGCGMIRWVPPVECSAALIRAVLEQVRELGQALPEVEVFAYGHLPLAYSARCFTARAQDRPKDDCQFCCIQYPDGLALSSQEGQALFTLNGIQTLSAEVTNLLADYAGLVACGADLLRLSPRAQGMGEVIEAYQRVRQGATPPLFVEGCNGYWHGQAGMLRVEEVGLC; encoded by the coding sequence ATGAAGCTCAGCCTGGGCCCCGTCCTGTTCTACTGGGACAAGGAACAATTGGGGCGTTTTTATGCCGAGATGTCGGCCTTGCCCCTGGATGTGATTTACCTGGGGGAAACCGTGTGTTCGAAACGCCGGGCGCTGTCCCTGGACCAGTGGCTGGGCCTGGGGCGCGAATTGCAGGGCTGCACGTCGGCGCAGATCGTGCTCTCCAGCCTGACCCTGATCGAAGCCGCCTCGGAGTTGTCGAGCCTGCGGCGCCTGTGCGACAACGGCGAGCTGCTGGTGGAGGCCAACGACATGGGCGCGGTGCAGTTCCTCGCCGAGCGCAAATTGCCCTTCGTGGGTGGCCCGGCGCTGAACCTGTACAACGGCCACGCCCTGGCGCAATTGCAGGGCTGCGGGATGATCCGCTGGGTGCCGCCGGTGGAATGTTCGGCGGCGCTGATCCGCGCGGTGCTGGAGCAGGTGCGCGAGCTGGGCCAGGCGCTGCCCGAGGTCGAAGTCTTCGCCTATGGGCATCTGCCGTTGGCGTATTCCGCGCGTTGCTTCACCGCCCGGGCCCAGGACCGGCCCAAGGACGACTGCCAGTTCTGCTGCATCCAGTACCCCGACGGCCTGGCGCTGAGCAGCCAGGAAGGCCAGGCGCTGTTCACCCTCAATGGCATCCAGACCCTGTCCGCCGAGGTCACCAATCTGTTGGCAGACTACGCCGGGCTGGTGGCCTGCGGCGCCGACCTGCTGCGCCTGAGCCCGCGGGCCCAGGGCATGGGCGAGGTGATCGAGGCCTACCAGCGGGTGCGCCAGGGCGCGACGCCACCGCTGTTCGTCGAGGGCTGCAACGGTTACTGGCATGGCCAGGCCGGGATGTTGCGCGTCGAGGAGGTGGGCCTGTGCTGA
- a CDS encoding MFS transporter, with the protein MTQPRVRQGLVLGMSTLAFTVCFMVWMMFAVLGVPIKALLALNETQFGLLAATPVLTGSLARLPLGLLTDRFGGRSVFFLLMLCCVLPLYLISHATAYWQFLVLGLFVGLAGGSFSVGIAYVAKWFDQDNQGFAMGIFGAGNAGAALTKFLAPALIAAGSWQLVPKAFSAILFITALLFWFLSADNKAHRSASGATLREQLGALKDPAVWRYCQYYSIVFGGYVALALWMTQYYVQEYGFSLQSAALLAACFSLPGGVLRAVGGWMSDRWGAQSVTWWVLWVSWICLFLLSYPQTQLQVRTVDGALDFHIGLNPALFTVLLFVMGIAFAFGKASVFKYIANDYPQNMGAVSGIVGLAGGLGGFVLPILFGALVDLTGVRSSCFMLMYGVVWVSLTWMYFSEIRKRPLLGKQPPATSSPFSSIAQGEEHVGS; encoded by the coding sequence ATGACCCAACCGCGTGTACGACAAGGCCTGGTGCTGGGCATGAGTACGCTGGCCTTCACCGTGTGCTTCATGGTCTGGATGATGTTCGCGGTGCTCGGTGTGCCGATCAAGGCACTGCTTGCGCTCAACGAAACCCAGTTCGGCCTGCTGGCCGCCACCCCGGTGCTCACCGGTTCGCTGGCACGCTTGCCGCTGGGCCTGCTGACCGACCGCTTTGGCGGGCGCAGCGTGTTCTTCCTGCTGATGCTGTGCTGCGTGTTGCCGCTGTACCTGATCAGCCACGCCACGGCCTACTGGCAGTTCCTGGTCCTGGGCCTGTTCGTCGGCCTGGCCGGCGGTTCGTTTTCGGTGGGTATCGCCTACGTTGCCAAGTGGTTCGACCAGGACAACCAGGGCTTCGCCATGGGCATCTTCGGCGCGGGTAACGCCGGTGCCGCGCTGACCAAGTTTCTCGCCCCGGCGCTGATCGCCGCCGGCAGCTGGCAGCTGGTGCCGAAAGCCTTCAGCGCCATCCTGTTCATCACCGCGCTGCTGTTCTGGTTTCTCAGCGCCGACAACAAGGCCCATCGCAGCGCCTCTGGCGCCACCCTGCGCGAGCAGTTGGGCGCGTTGAAGGACCCGGCGGTGTGGCGCTACTGCCAGTACTACTCGATCGTCTTCGGCGGCTACGTGGCCCTGGCGCTGTGGATGACCCAGTACTACGTGCAGGAATACGGCTTCAGCCTGCAGAGCGCGGCGCTGCTGGCCGCCTGTTTCTCCTTGCCGGGCGGGGTGCTGCGCGCCGTCGGCGGCTGGATGTCGGACCGCTGGGGCGCCCAGAGCGTGACCTGGTGGGTGCTCTGGGTCAGCTGGATCTGCCTGTTCCTGCTGTCCTACCCGCAGACCCAGCTGCAAGTGCGCACCGTCGACGGCGCCCTGGATTTTCACATCGGCCTGAATCCTGCGCTGTTCACCGTGCTGCTGTTCGTCATGGGCATCGCCTTCGCCTTCGGCAAGGCCTCGGTGTTCAAGTACATCGCCAACGACTACCCGCAGAACATGGGCGCGGTGTCCGGCATCGTCGGCTTGGCCGGCGGCCTGGGCGGCTTCGTCCTGCCAATCCTGTTCGGCGCCCTGGTGGACCTCACCGGCGTGCGCTCTTCCTGCTTCATGTTGATGTACGGCGTGGTCTGGGTGTCGCTCACCTGGATGTACTTCAGCGAAATCCGCAAGCGCCCGCTGCTGGGCAAACAGCCGCCGGCCACCTCGTCCCCGTTTTCCAGCATTGCCCAAGGAGAAGAACATGTCGGTTCTTGA
- the narL gene encoding two-component system response regulator NarL — translation MNPSPSYRILLVDDHPMMRRGIRQMLELEDDLQIVGEASHGEEALGLIEPLQPDLVLLDNNMPQLNGIETLRRLRAMDYRGKVLLFTVSDAEDDIRDALRLDADGYLLKDMEPELLIQYLRDALSGALVISPGLTRVMAQALRSPPRQPEVELTERERQVLRTIAGGYSNKVIGHKLGITEGTVKVHVKNLLHKLGLRSRVEAAVWAMEHLRNAG, via the coding sequence ATGAACCCATCCCCCTCCTACCGGATCCTGCTGGTCGACGACCATCCGATGATGCGTCGCGGCATCCGCCAGATGCTCGAACTGGAAGACGACCTGCAGATCGTCGGCGAGGCCAGCCACGGCGAAGAAGCCCTGGGCCTGATCGAACCCTTGCAGCCCGACCTGGTGCTGCTCGACAACAACATGCCGCAACTCAACGGCATCGAGACCCTGCGCCGCCTGCGGGCCATGGACTACCGCGGCAAGGTGCTGCTGTTCACCGTGTCCGACGCCGAGGACGACATTCGCGACGCCCTGCGCCTGGACGCCGACGGCTACCTGCTCAAGGACATGGAGCCCGAGTTGCTGATCCAGTACTTGCGCGATGCCCTGAGCGGCGCCCTGGTGATCAGCCCGGGGCTGACCCGGGTCATGGCCCAGGCCCTGCGTTCGCCGCCGCGCCAGCCGGAGGTCGAGCTGACCGAGCGCGAGCGCCAGGTGCTGCGCACCATCGCCGGCGGCTACAGCAACAAGGTCATCGGCCACAAGCTGGGCATCACCGAAGGCACGGTCAAGGTCCATGTGAAGAACCTGCTGCACAAGCTCGGCCTGCGCTCGCGGGTCGAGGCCGCGGTGTGGGCCATGGAGCACCTGCGCAACGCCGGCTGA
- the ubiT gene encoding ubiquinone anaerobic biosynthesis accessory factor UbiT — protein MLSGKSKRKDWLLRSADRLLPLLRRVPFGVQRLALQQGLNRCLAEPLRAGEFDLLRRRWLCLRIPDLGLAWYLTRDRDGLRIAEHARADVTISGNWREFLLLASRQEDPDTLFFRRRLVIEGDTELGLTLKNLIDSLDPDVLPVWLWRNLERAGKGLAAG, from the coding sequence GTGCTGAGTGGCAAATCCAAACGCAAGGACTGGCTGCTGCGCAGCGCCGACCGGCTGCTGCCATTGCTGCGGCGGGTGCCGTTCGGCGTGCAGCGCCTGGCCTTGCAGCAGGGGCTCAACCGCTGTTTGGCCGAGCCGCTGCGCGCCGGCGAATTCGACCTGTTGCGCCGGCGCTGGCTGTGCCTGCGGATTCCCGACCTGGGCCTGGCCTGGTACCTGACCCGCGACCGCGACGGCCTGCGCATCGCCGAACACGCCCGGGCCGATGTGACCATCAGCGGCAACTGGCGCGAGTTCCTGCTGCTGGCCAGCCGTCAGGAAGACCCGGACACATTGTTCTTCCGCCGGCGCCTGGTGATCGAGGGCGATACCGAGCTGGGCCTGACCCTGAAAAACCTGATCGACAGCCTCGACCCGGACGTATTGCCGGTCTGGCTGTGGCGCAATCTGGAACGGGCGGGCAAGGGGCTGGCCGCAGGCTGA
- the ubiU gene encoding ubiquinone anaerobic biosynthesis protein UbiU, with the protein MQLVCPAGNLPALKAAVRQGADAVYVGFRDDTNARHFAGLNMDDKQFDAAVAHIRQHQRKLYVAVNTYPQPQGWARWQRAVDRAAEHGVDALIAADPGVLAYASQRHPQLNLHLSVQGSATNASALAFYAQHYNIRRAVLPRVLSLAQVRQVAASSTVPIEVFAFGSLCIMAEGRCHLSSYITGESPNLCGVCSPAKAVRWSEDAEGLSARLSEVLIDRYQADEPAGYPTLCKGRFLVEGKRFHALEEPTSLDTLDLLPELAAIGVEAVKIEGRQRSPAYVEQVTRVWRAALDAHRAAPASFTVKDQWRQVLAGLSEGSQTTLGAYHRSWQ; encoded by the coding sequence ATGCAACTGGTCTGCCCCGCAGGCAACTTGCCTGCGCTCAAAGCGGCGGTGCGCCAAGGCGCCGATGCCGTCTACGTCGGCTTTCGCGACGACACCAACGCCCGGCATTTCGCCGGCCTGAACATGGACGACAAGCAGTTCGACGCGGCGGTCGCGCACATTCGCCAGCACCAACGCAAACTCTATGTGGCAGTCAACACCTACCCCCAGCCCCAGGGCTGGGCGCGCTGGCAACGGGCGGTGGACCGCGCCGCCGAGCATGGGGTCGACGCGCTGATCGCCGCCGATCCCGGGGTCCTGGCCTATGCCAGCCAGCGCCATCCGCAATTGAACCTGCACCTCTCGGTGCAGGGCTCGGCGACCAATGCCAGCGCCCTGGCGTTCTACGCCCAGCACTACAACATCCGCCGCGCCGTACTGCCGCGGGTGCTGTCCCTGGCCCAGGTGCGCCAGGTGGCGGCCAGCAGCACGGTACCGATCGAAGTATTCGCCTTTGGCAGCCTGTGCATCATGGCCGAAGGGCGTTGCCACCTGTCTTCCTACATCACCGGCGAGTCGCCGAACCTGTGCGGCGTCTGCTCGCCGGCCAAGGCGGTGCGCTGGAGCGAGGACGCCGAGGGCTTGAGCGCGCGCCTCAGCGAAGTGCTGATCGACCGCTATCAAGCCGACGAGCCAGCCGGCTACCCGACCCTGTGCAAGGGGCGCTTCCTGGTGGAGGGCAAGCGCTTCCATGCCCTGGAGGAACCCACCAGCCTCGACACCCTGGACCTGCTGCCGGAGCTGGCGGCCATCGGCGTCGAGGCGGTGAAGATCGAAGGCCGCCAGCGCAGCCCGGCTTATGTCGAGCAGGTCACCCGGGTCTGGCGTGCGGCGCTGGATGCCCATCGCGCCGCGCCCGCCAGTTTCACGGTCAAGGACCAGTGGCGCCAGGTGCTGGCCGGCCTGTCCGAGGGCAGCCAGACCACCCTGGGTGCCTACCATCGATCATGGCAATGA
- a CDS encoding HAMP domain-containing protein, translated as MIRWLRSSLPARAGLAVILIAVLALASSLSAGLIAWFSQGDAAAINTAGSVRMETYHLSWKLAAGASAEEIEQIRQSLQQRLDSQSLRAVLEDGADPELVDSYRQIQQRWNAELQPALEQRDAAAFQALALPFVEQLNQFVSLLQRQSEHKQTWQQLIQGAALFTTLFVLLLGLYELQYGVVTPLQELVEATQRFRRGDFQVRVNHQSRDELGQLATSFNAMAETIEQSHRTLETLVRQKTHNLQQANAALELLYQSSRSLATRLANAEGLDELIRRFQQRLPGLRLSLCLQGQLQAPAQQLIALHGADSREVCAVSDCASCQRHQPIARQRFSISNQGSELGELKAHFVDGHAPQAWETELIQALANLIGTSLSLKRQREQDHRLLLFEERAIIARELHDSLAQALSYMKLQVSRMQTLMRRGEPLSTLENVTAELREGVNNAYRQLRELLTTFRLQIHDAGLVRELEATTEEFSRRGDFQVHVQLDSLAFELSASEQIHLLQITREALSNCLRHAHAENVWLQLRQHGETLRLSIEDDGRGFSGDHDNSGNQREHHGLNIMDERARSLHGQLQISSRTPQGTLVQMEFRPEFLAVPTQGSAA; from the coding sequence TTGATCCGCTGGCTGCGCAGTTCCCTGCCCGCCCGCGCCGGCCTGGCGGTGATCCTGATCGCCGTGCTGGCGCTGGCCAGTTCCCTGAGCGCCGGGCTGATCGCCTGGTTCAGCCAGGGCGACGCGGCGGCCATCAATACCGCGGGCTCGGTGCGCATGGAGACCTACCACCTGAGCTGGAAGCTGGCCGCGGGCGCCAGCGCCGAAGAGATCGAGCAGATCCGCCAGAGCCTGCAACAGCGCCTCGACAGCCAGTCGCTCAGGGCGGTGCTGGAAGACGGCGCCGACCCCGAGCTGGTGGACAGCTACCGGCAGATCCAGCAACGCTGGAACGCTGAGTTGCAGCCAGCCCTGGAACAACGCGATGCCGCCGCGTTCCAGGCCCTGGCCCTGCCCTTCGTCGAGCAGCTGAACCAGTTCGTCAGCCTGCTGCAACGCCAGAGCGAACATAAGCAGACCTGGCAACAGTTGATCCAGGGCGCGGCGCTGTTCACCACCCTGTTCGTCCTGCTGCTGGGCCTGTACGAACTGCAATACGGCGTGGTCACGCCCTTGCAGGAACTGGTGGAAGCCACCCAGCGCTTTCGCCGTGGCGACTTCCAGGTGCGGGTCAACCACCAGTCCCGGGACGAGCTGGGCCAGTTGGCCACCAGCTTCAACGCCATGGCCGAGACCATCGAGCAATCCCACCGCACCCTGGAAACCCTGGTGCGGCAAAAGACCCACAACCTGCAACAGGCCAACGCCGCCCTGGAGCTGCTGTACCAGAGCAGCCGCAGCCTGGCCACGCGGCTGGCCAACGCCGAAGGCCTGGACGAACTGATCCGGCGCTTCCAGCAACGCCTGCCGGGGTTGCGCCTGTCGCTGTGCCTGCAAGGCCAGTTGCAGGCCCCGGCGCAGCAGCTGATCGCCCTGCATGGCGCCGACAGCCGGGAGGTCTGCGCGGTCAGCGATTGCGCCAGCTGCCAGCGGCACCAGCCGATCGCCCGGCAGCGTTTCAGCATCAGCAACCAGGGCAGCGAACTGGGCGAGCTCAAGGCGCACTTCGTCGACGGCCATGCCCCGCAAGCCTGGGAAACCGAACTGATCCAGGCCCTGGCCAACCTGATCGGCACCTCGCTGTCGCTCAAGCGCCAGCGCGAACAGGACCATCGCCTGCTGCTGTTCGAAGAACGCGCGATCATCGCCCGCGAGCTGCACGACTCCCTGGCCCAGGCCCTGTCCTACATGAAGCTGCAGGTCAGCCGCATGCAGACCCTGATGCGCCGTGGCGAACCACTGAGCACCCTGGAGAACGTCACCGCCGAACTGCGCGAGGGGGTGAACAACGCCTACCGCCAGCTGCGCGAACTGTTGACCACCTTTCGCTTGCAGATCCACGACGCCGGGCTGGTGCGCGAGCTCGAAGCGACCACCGAGGAGTTCTCGCGCCGCGGCGATTTCCAGGTGCATGTGCAGCTCGACAGCCTGGCCTTCGAGCTGTCGGCCAGCGAGCAGATCCACCTGCTGCAGATCACCCGCGAGGCGCTCTCCAACTGCCTGCGCCACGCCCACGCGGAGAATGTCTGGCTGCAATTGCGCCAGCATGGCGAAACCCTGCGCCTGTCGATCGAGGACGATGGCCGCGGCTTCAGCGGCGACCACGACAACAGTGGCAACCAGCGCGAACACCACGGCCTGAACATCATGGATGAGCGGGCCCGCAGCCTGCATGGCCAGTTGCAGATTTCTTCCAGGACGCCCCAGGGCACCCTGGTGCAGATGGAATTCCGTCCGGAGTTTCTCGCCGTCCCCACACAAGGTAGCGCCGCATGA
- a CDS encoding Crp/Fnr family transcriptional regulator, which yields MLTHPSIVLLLRRHHLFSQLPDKVFEEVCAQAMLRRLPSHNTLMHQGDPAKRFFLLVSGQVKLYRITGEGQENLVEIIQPGQTFAEALLFSQARFYPVNATALKDSVLVSIDGNHYRHALEDQPQVCLAILASMSVHLHQRLKDIDTLTLGSASRRVVSFLLQERDPHSGEVVLQVSKRLVASKLGIQPETFSRILHRLVESGLIAMERRTIQIPGAEELAAYDA from the coding sequence ATGCTGACCCACCCTTCCATCGTGCTGTTGTTGCGTCGCCATCATCTGTTCAGCCAGTTGCCGGACAAGGTCTTCGAGGAGGTCTGTGCCCAGGCCATGCTCAGGCGCCTGCCCAGCCACAACACCCTGATGCACCAGGGCGACCCGGCCAAGCGCTTTTTCCTGCTGGTCAGCGGCCAGGTCAAGCTGTACCGCATCACCGGCGAAGGCCAGGAGAACCTGGTGGAAATCATCCAGCCCGGGCAGACCTTCGCCGAGGCCCTGCTGTTCAGCCAGGCGCGCTTCTACCCGGTGAATGCCACTGCGCTGAAAGACAGCGTGCTGGTCAGCATCGACGGCAACCATTACCGCCACGCCCTGGAGGACCAGCCGCAGGTGTGCCTGGCGATCCTGGCGAGCATGAGCGTGCACCTGCACCAGCGCCTCAAGGACATCGACACCCTGACCCTGGGCAGCGCCAGCCGGCGGGTGGTGAGTTTCCTGTTGCAGGAGCGCGACCCGCACAGCGGCGAGGTGGTGCTGCAAGTGTCCAAGCGCCTGGTGGCCTCCAAGCTGGGGATCCAGCCGGAGACCTTCTCGCGCATCCTCCATCGGTTGGTCGAAAGCGGCCTGATCGCCATGGAGCGGCGCACTATCCAGATCCCCGGCGCCGAGGAGCTGGCGGCGTACGACGCGTAA